The Coregonus clupeaformis isolate EN_2021a unplaced genomic scaffold, ASM2061545v1 scaf4311, whole genome shotgun sequence genome includes a window with the following:
- the LOC121545576 gene encoding histidine-rich glycoprotein-like, with amino-acid sequence MHKLQQYLLMKKESLPSTVASPASTATPYSQDSPASAAVGAPSVSTGRGHVHDNMSIKTSVSMRHQHTLHVSLGRQHQHALHLSLCHQHQHALHLSLCHQHQHALHLSLCHQHQHALHLSLCHQHQHALHLSLCRQHQHALDFHPHFHCPDMTKK; translated from the exons ATGCACAAACTGCAGCAGTACCTGCTAATGAAAAAAGAGTCATTGCCATCAACCGTTGCATCACCAGCCTCTACTGCAACTCCTTACTCCCAAG ATTCACCAGCATCAGCAGCTGTAGGAGCACCATCTGTGTCTACTGGCAGAG GACATGTTCATGACAACATGTCCATCAAAACCTCCGTCTCCATGAGG CACCAACACACCCTGCACGTCAGCCTGGGCCGCCAGCACCAACACGCCCTGCATCTCAGCCTGTGCCACCAGCATCAACACGCCCTGCATCTCAGCCTGTGCCACCAGCATCAACACGCCCTGCATCTCAGCCTGTGCCACCAGCATCAACACGCCCTGCATCTCAGCCTGTGCCACCAGCATCAACACGCCCTGCATCTCAGCCTGTGCCGCCAGCATCAACACGCCCTGGATTTCCACCCTCACTTCCACTGCCCAGATATGACCAAGAAATGA